The genome window CGCCAGCGAGAGATCGATACGATCTCGCAGATCGTTCCGGTCCGGGAACTCACGCGTCCGAACCAGGGCGTGTCCCTGATCACCACGAATGGCCAGATCCTGTTCGACGACCGGCCCGCCAAGATCGAGTTCGCGGCCGGTGGCGTGGCAGGGGCGGGGCTCGTCATCAACGATCGGCCTGTTGCCGTGACGGGCCCGCAATCGCGCATGGGTGGCGGGACGCTTTCGGGGACTTTCTCTGTCCGCGACGAGCTGGCACCATCGATGGGCCAGCAGATCGACGGGTTCGCGCGCGACCTGATAGCGCGGATGGACAATGTCCCGGGTCTGAGGCCCGCAGGTGCGCCCGGCCTCTTCACCGACGAAGGCGGCCTCTTCTCCGGGGCGGACGAGGCCGGGATCGCGGGGCGCATCACGCTCAACGCCGCGGTCGATCCGCGCAAGGGTGGCGAAGTCTGGCGGCTCCGCGACGGGCTCGGGGCAGCGGGACCGGGTGCGCAGGGTGACGGATCCCTCCTCAAGGCCACGAGGGCGGCCCTCGACGCCAGCCGCACGTCACCTTCGTCGGCGCTCGGATCATCGGCGCTCACGCTCGGCGGACAGGCCGATTCGGTCATGTCCTTCGCCGGCGGTCAGCTGTTCCGCGCCGAGGCCGAGGAGACATTTGCGACGACGAGATCGACGGAACTGACGGGACGCATGCTCGAGAAGGGCGTCGATACCGATGCGGAGTTGCAGAACATGCTTCTCGTCGAACAGATGTACGGGGCCAATACCAGGGTCCTCCAGGCCGCCGACACGATGCTTCAACGCCTCTTGGAGATTTGACGAAATGTCCGTTTCGACCTTTGGCGATCTTGCTCAGTCCTATGTCATCCGCCGCGCGAACGCACGTCTCGGCCGCGAGATGCAGACCCTCAGTACCGAATTGACCACCGGGCTGAAATCCGACCGCAGATCAGCCGTTTCGGGTGATACGGGCATGATCGGCGGGATCGAGCGATCGCTCGGCCGCGTCGCCGCGCTCTCATCCGCGGCGCGCGAGGCGAACCTTCACGCCGGGGGGGTGCAGAGCATTCTCGAACGCGTTCAGGGGGAAGTGAACCGTATCAAGCCCGACCTTCTCAACAGCGGCATTCTCGGGGGAGCGGCGAGCCCGAACCTCATGGCGGAGAACGCCGAGGCGGGCTTCAAGTCCGTGGTCTCGGCCATCAACACGGCTATCGGGGGGCGCTATTCGCTTTCCGGGACCGCCACCGGCACGCCGCCCTTGCGGGACGGGGATGCGATCCTGGCGGATCTCGAGACGCTTGTCGGGGGCGCGCCCGATGCAGATACGATGATCGCACGGATCGACGCCTATTTCGCGCCGACCGGTGCCTTCATGACGAACGATTATCAGGGCAACGACGGGACGCTCGCACCGCAGGAAGTAGCCGATGGCATGACGGTCACGATGGAGCTGCGCGCCGACGACAGCACCATTCGCGATACGCTCGCGGGGCTTGCGAAGGCCCGATTCGCCAATGCGGGCGCATTCGGCACGAAAGGCGTGGAATATGAGGCCGTCCTCCAGAATGCGGGTGCGCAGATGCTCCGCTCGAGCGACGAGCTGACCGACCATCGCGCAGTCATCGGCGCGAACGAAGGGCGCATCGAGCTTGCCGAGACGCGCAACGCCAACGAGGAGACCGCTCTTCAGAAGGCCCGTGCCGATCTGATCGGCATTGACCCTTTCGAAACCGCTTCTCGGTTAAGGGAAACCGAACTTCAGTTGGAGACCCTGTACGCCATGACCGCACGCCTTTCTCGTCTCAGCCTCACGAACTACCTCAGATGATCAGGTTCCTCCTGACCTTCTTCGCGGGTCTCGTCATCTCCACGGCCGTGATCGCCGCACCGGTCCGCATCAAGGACCTAGTGGAATTCGACGGCGTGCGCGGCAACGACCTGGTCGGCTACGGCCTTGTCGTGGGCCTGAACGGCACGGGCGACGGCTTGAGGAACTCTCCCTTCACCGAAGAGATCATGGCCAACATGCTCGAACGGTTGGGCGTCAACGTGACGGGCGAACAGTTCCGTCCCAAGAACGTCGCGGCCGTCCTCGTTACCGCCGAACTCCCGCCATTCTCTCGCGCGGGCAGCCAGATCGATGTGACGGTCTCGGCCATCGGCGATGCGACGTCGCTTCTGGGCGGCACGCTCGTCATGACGCCGCTCAACGCCGCAGACGGTCAGATCTATGCGGTGGCCCAGGGCACGATCATTGCCGGTGGTGCATCGGCACAGGGCGACGCCGCGACGGTCACGACCGGCGTGCCGACAGCAGGGTCAATCCCCTCCGGCGGCCGGGTCGAGCGCGAGATCGACTTCGATTTCGGATCGCTCACCGATATCCGGCTGGCCCTCCGGACGCCCGACTTCACCACCGCCGCGCGGATCGAGCAGGCGATCAACGGCGATCTCAACCGTGCGGTTGCCGTCATGCTCGATGCGGGTACCGTTCAGGTCAACATCGCGGCGACTCAGGCCCCGTCGCCCGCCCACGCGATCGGCCGGATCGAGAACATCCGTGTCGAGCCCGAGCGCAGTGCGCGTGTCGTGGTCGATCAGCGCTCGGGCACGATCGTGATGGGAGAGGATGTCCGCATCAGCCGCGTCGCGGTCAGCCAGGGTGGCCTAACGATCCGCGTCGAAGAGGCACCTGCGGTCATTCAACCGAACCCGTTCGCTCCGGGCCAGACCGTGGTCGTGCCGCGCACGAATGCCGCGATCGAGGAGGAGCCGGGGATCGGCCTCGCCGAGGTTCCGGACGGCACGTCCCTTTCGGACGTGGTCGCGGGGCTCAACGCGCTGGGCGTGGCACCGCGCGACATGATCGACATCCTCAAGAGCATCAAGGCCGCGGGTGCGCTCCACGCCGATTTCATCGTGCAATAGGGACAGCCTCGCGCGAGAGTGTATCGAGAACGACCGAGGCGGTCATGTCGGCCGCTTCCTCGTGGACGAGATGACCATAGGGGCCCATCGATAGGTGGACCCCGTCCCGTGCGATCCGTGCCGCCCGGGCAGAGATCGCGGGCGAGACCGTCGCATCCCGCTCCCCGGTCAGCAATGTCAGACGCCCGGGATAGCGCCGGACCTCGTCGTCGAAACCGCGCGTCGACCACTGCGCCATCATCGACAATGCGCCGTCGATCTGCGTCGGATCGCCAAGCAGAACACGATATCGCGCGATGCTTTCGGTATCGAGCATCGATCCGGTATTGCCGAGCAACTGTTCCACCCGGCCATTGCTGCGGGCCAGTCGCGCGAGCCCTGTGGTCAGGCCCGGCATTGCGGCCATTGCGCGCGCGGCCATGGGAAAGAGCCATCCCGCCGCGCCGTCGAATGCGCTGAGGGCCGCATTGATTCCGATAATAAGAGCGACATCGGAATTCCGCTCGGGCGACGTCGCCATCTCAAGCGCGAGTGCCGCACCGGCGGAATGGCCGATGATCGCCCGAGGCGCAATATCCTCGGCCCCAAGGAGAGACCAGAGATCCGCGGCCATCAGCGCGGGCCGGCTGCGGTGACGACTTCCCAACCGGGTAAAGCCGTGCCCCGGCAGATCCACCGCGACGACGCGATGCGCTTCGGCCAGTCGGTCGAACAATCCCGCCCAGCTATGGGTAGAGGCTCCGGTGCCATGAAGAAGAAGCAGAACCGGACCCGAGCCCTTTTCCTGCATGTGCCAGAGATGCGGACGGCTCTCGACGCGCCGCGAGACGTCGCGATGCGGCCAGTCTGCCGGCATGTTCTCCCACTCCATCTCAGCCCGCCATGATCGGCGCGACGGCCCGCCCGAGCCGCGCGGCATCCGCGCGTGGCAGCG of Palleronia sp. LCG004 contains these proteins:
- a CDS encoding flagellar basal body P-ring protein FlgI, yielding MIRFLLTFFAGLVISTAVIAAPVRIKDLVEFDGVRGNDLVGYGLVVGLNGTGDGLRNSPFTEEIMANMLERLGVNVTGEQFRPKNVAAVLVTAELPPFSRAGSQIDVTVSAIGDATSLLGGTLVMTPLNAADGQIYAVAQGTIIAGGASAQGDAATVTTGVPTAGSIPSGGRVEREIDFDFGSLTDIRLALRTPDFTTAARIEQAINGDLNRAVAVMLDAGTVQVNIAATQAPSPAHAIGRIENIRVEPERSARVVVDQRSGTIVMGEDVRISRVAVSQGGLTIRVEEAPAVIQPNPFAPGQTVVVPRTNAAIEEEPGIGLAEVPDGTSLSDVVAGLNALGVAPRDMIDILKSIKAAGALHADFIVQ
- the bchO gene encoding alpha/beta fold hydrolase BchO; translated protein: MPADWPHRDVSRRVESRPHLWHMQEKGSGPVLLLLHGTGASTHSWAGLFDRLAEAHRVVAVDLPGHGFTRLGSRHRSRPALMAADLWSLLGAEDIAPRAIIGHSAGAALALEMATSPERNSDVALIIGINAALSAFDGAAGWLFPMAARAMAAMPGLTTGLARLARSNGRVEQLLGNTGSMLDTESIARYRVLLGDPTQIDGALSMMAQWSTRGFDDEVRRYPGRLTLLTGERDATVSPAISARAARIARDGVHLSMGPYGHLVHEEAADMTASVVLDTLSREAVPIAR
- the flgK gene encoding flagellar hook-associated protein FlgK, whose translation is MSISAAFNNALTGLGAASRSAQVISSNISNALTPGYAAREAQFVSGPTGGVRLTGVSRAVDPALLAENRLVGAEAGMAGTRRQAVERMSELLGEPGTGNSLSGRLSQLDAQLIEAASDPASINRLTAVANTAGDISDFLNRASDGVQQVIFDADRDIGLQVKALNEGLQRVERLNRDITTAAIRGEDINSLKDMRQREIDTISQIVPVRELTRPNQGVSLITTNGQILFDDRPAKIEFAAGGVAGAGLVINDRPVAVTGPQSRMGGGTLSGTFSVRDELAPSMGQQIDGFARDLIARMDNVPGLRPAGAPGLFTDEGGLFSGADEAGIAGRITLNAAVDPRKGGEVWRLRDGLGAAGPGAQGDGSLLKATRAALDASRTSPSSALGSSALTLGGQADSVMSFAGGQLFRAEAEETFATTRSTELTGRMLEKGVDTDAELQNMLLVEQMYGANTRVLQAADTMLQRLLEI
- a CDS encoding flagellin, yielding MSVSTFGDLAQSYVIRRANARLGREMQTLSTELTTGLKSDRRSAVSGDTGMIGGIERSLGRVAALSSAAREANLHAGGVQSILERVQGEVNRIKPDLLNSGILGGAASPNLMAENAEAGFKSVVSAINTAIGGRYSLSGTATGTPPLRDGDAILADLETLVGGAPDADTMIARIDAYFAPTGAFMTNDYQGNDGTLAPQEVADGMTVTMELRADDSTIRDTLAGLAKARFANAGAFGTKGVEYEAVLQNAGAQMLRSSDELTDHRAVIGANEGRIELAETRNANEETALQKARADLIGIDPFETASRLRETELQLETLYAMTARLSRLSLTNYLR